TTCACCGCCGCGCTGGAACACATCCACGTCAACCTCAACCACAACAGCTCGCTGCCGCCGTCACCGCGCTGACCACGTTTCAGTCCCGACCACACGGGAATAGGTGACATATCACCTATGTTGCAGTGCGCGAACGCACGAAACACGCAGACGAAACGGAGCGCACTCATGGGACAACTCGACGGCAAGACAGCACTGGTCACCGGGGGAAACTCGGGCATCGGGCTGGCCTCGGGCAAGCGGCTCGCCGCAGAAGGCGCGTACGTCTTCATCACCGGCCGTGACCGCACCCGCCTCGACGAGGCCGCTGCGACGATCGGCGCCCAGGCCGTGCAGAGCGACATCAGCAAGCCCGAAGACCTCGACCGCCTGGCCGACGAGATCGCCAAGCACGGCAAGGGACTCGACATCCTGTTCGCCAACGCCGGCGGCGGCGACTTCGCCACCCTCGAACAGGTCACTCCGCGGCACTACGGCGACAACTTCGACCGCAATGTCGCCGGCACCGTGTTCACCGTGCAGAAGATGCTGCCGCTGCTCAACGAGGGCGCGTCGATCGTGCTCACGGGGTCCACCGCCGCCGCCGAGGGCGATGCGGCGTTCGGGCTCTACGCCGCGTCGAAGGCGGCCATCCGGTCGTTGGGCCGCACCTGGGCAGCCGAGTTGGCCGGCCGCAAGATCCGCGTCAACACCCTCATCCCCGGCCCCGTCGACACCCCCGGGCTCGCCGGGCTAGCCCCCGACGAGGAGCGGCAGAGTCTGCACGACAGCCTGGCCGCGCAGACGCTGATGAAGCGGCTCGGCCACCCTGACGAGATCGCCGCCGCGGTGCTGTTCCTGGCGTCCGACCAGAGCAGCTTCATGACCGCGGCCTCACTCGTCGTGGACGGCGGGCAGATCAAGCTCTGACACTCGCGGGATTGTCGTACCCCGTCTCTACAGTCCCGGACATGAACAGCGACACCATCGACACCACAGCGCCCAAGCCGGTGGCCAGGCGGCGTCCGGCCGACGTCGTGCCGGCTCGTCCTCGGCCGGTCACGACGGTCGCGGTCGTGGTCGCCGGACGCGGCGGTGAAGCTCGCTACTCGGCGTGTTCGGCGACGCGCAGCTGGACCGGCGCGGTGACGGTCGATTCGGCCGAGACCGCGATCCTCGATGTGATGCGGCTGGTCCGTGCCGAGTCGCCGGCGACCGCACGGCTGCGGTTCGTCGTGCAGTTGCCGCCGCGCAGCACGCTGTGGGCGCTGCGCGACGAGATCCCGGTGCTGATGCCGGGGGTGTGCATCGAGCGGCCGACGCTCGCGGACGACGCGTTGATGACGGCCGCGCGCACCGGGCTGCTGCGTCGGCCGGCCACGCAGGCGCCGGTGACGGTGGCGACGGACGGCTCGGTGCGCGGCAAGGTGACCGGATACGGCTGGCTGGCGTCGACGGGCGAGTACGGGCTGATGGGATTTCGCCACTCGCGCAAGCAGATTGGGCCGAGGGTCGTGCTGGTCGCCGAGCTGCGGGCGATCGCGAAGGCGGTGCAGTATCTGCGCGGCCGCGACATCACGGTGCTCAGCGACAGCAAGCTGGCGATCGCGATGGTGCAACGCTGGAAGGCCGGCGACGACGTGCTGCCCGACGGCTACAGCCTGATCCGGGAGAGCGGCAAAACTCCAGGACTGGTGACAGCCCAGCGGATGATCTACGCCGAGCGCGACCGGATCCATCCGGTGTGGGTCAAGGCGCACACCGGAGAGCCGCTCAACGAGGGCGCCGACGCCCTGGCCCGGCTGGCGTCGCGGTACGTGCTCGGCGACAGCGGACTCGACAGCGCCGAATACCGCCGTCGCGCCGAGGATCTCGCCGAAACCTTCGCGGCCGAGTTCACGCGGCGCAGGTCCGCCTGATCAGCGGGTCAGACGCACGGCGCCGAGGGAGCGGAGCACCCCGTCGGTGAGCCGCTGGGCGAAGTCGGTCGGGAAATCTTCGTCGAGGATGACTCCCTTGAAGTAGAGGGGGCCGCCGAACATGTCCTGGGCCATTTCGGGGTCGCTGTCGGGGGCGATCTCGCCACGATCCATCGCCCGCTGAAACATCGCGGCACCGGCGGCCCGCCGGGGCTCGATGAACTTCTCGGTGATGACGGCGTCGAGGTCGGGTGATCGCCGGCGCTCTGCGACCAGTGCTCTGATGACGTTGCGTACCAACGGATTCTTCAGCACGTTGATGGCGTCTTCGGCGACTGCGCGCAGGTCTCCGGCCAGGCTCCCGGTGTCCGGGGGCAGGACGGCTTCCGTCGCGTAGCGCCCGACCAGGTCGATCAGCATCTCCTTTTTGGAGTGCCACCGTCGGTACAGGGCCGCTTTCCCGACACCCGCGCGTTCGGCGACCTTGTCCATGGTCAGACCCTCATATCCGCAACCGCCCAGCTCACCGAAGAACGCGGCGATGATCGCCTCGGTCTTCTCCGGTCGCAGAACGGCGGCACCGGCCGGGGGTCTGGCTCGCATACGGCCAGTTTAGCTGCGTCGGCACTCACCAGTTCCGACGCACGTGTACGCTGAGGATACGACGGAACGAAATAGTTCCGTTCTAACGCGCGCCAGGAACGCGCTCCACATCCGACCAGGAGGAAGTACCCGCATGACTGCTCCCAACGATCTGGTGATCGCCGAGTTCCGCGCCAACGGCGGAGCCGTCGTCGAGGCCATGGGCGGCCACTTCAAGGAGGTGCACCTCCTTCTGCTGCACCACACCGGAACGCGCACCGGCCGGCGGTACGTCACACCGCTGATCTACGTCGCCGACGGTGACTCGTACGTCCTGGTCGGCTCCAACGGTGGGGCCGCCAAGGAACCCGCGTGGGTCGCCAACCTCGCCGCCGTGCCCGAGACCGTCGTCGAAGTCGGTGAGCGAACGCTCACGGTGCGGCCGACGGTCCTGCGCGCGGGTCCGGAGTGGGATCGGCTGCACCGCTTGGCAGTTGACTACTGGCCCGACCTCGTCGAGTACCAGTCCCACACCGATCGCACGTTCCCGCTGGTCGTGCTGACACCGCTCACCGGGTAGACGGTCCCGGGCGTGAGTCCGCGTGACCGTACTCAGGGCGTCACGAGAATCGCGACGTCGCTGTGCAATTGAGCAAGCCCTTCGTCGAGTGTGGCCAGTCGACCCGTGCGACTCCTCGCGAGCGCCGCCAGATACGCGTCCGTCACTTGCCGGTGCCCGATGATCCCGGCGGTGTCGATCTCTGCGTAGGACAACGAGTCCGGCCAAAACTCATGCCGGTCGCTGGCGGCCAAGGTCGTGACGACTTCCTGAGCCACAGCCACAGTCTGGCCAGCCCGAATGAGGAACCGGACCAAACTCCCCTCGGTGATCGGGCACGTCGCGATCGCGAGGTCGCTTGCCGCCAACCACTCCGCTGCCCGGTCGTGGTGGACATGGTCAGCGACGACGAGCGCAATGAGCACGTTGGCGTCGAGCAGTGCAGTGGTCACTCGTCTTCCAAGGAACGGACGTCCTCGGACGTCACCACGGTTCCCACGCTGATCACGGGCAATCCCGTCCGAGGATGCTTGGCAAGCGATGACACACCACCTGCTGCCAGACCGCGGCGCATGAGGTCAGCCACGGTCTGACTCAACGACCGGCGGGTGTCGCGCGCGATCGCGAGAGCCTGTTTATGCAGGTCATCCGGCAAGTCGATGGTGGTACGCATATCGCATCTTAGCATCAGTGCATCAAGATGCATCGATGTAGAGCTGTTACGCCGACGGCGCCCACGACTGCCGCAACAGCGCACACGCCTGCTGAAAACGCGCCCATTCCGCGGCTGTCGGACGCACCGCAAAGTCCGCCAACGCTTCGGAACCCACCTCCATCCCCGGCGCGAGGGGCGCCAGCATCCCGGCCAACGTGGCAATTTGACCGGCCGGACTGTCTTCATAACTCTCGAAAACCCGCTTGGCGATCCATGATTCGGCAAGGTCCACGCCCCCGACCAGATCGAGTTCCGGGACGCGCATCGCGCTGCCGCATGCGGCGACGTGGTTCTCGTAGCGATCGTCCCACCGTTCGGTGCGCCAACCCGACCACAAGTCCGGCAGCGCCTCGAAGAAGCCCATTGTGTCGGCGGTCTGCCAGGCGCCGATCGTCTTGTTGGGTACATCGATGTGCGCACCACCCTCCGGGATCTTCTTCAGCCGGATCCGGCTGATCCCGGGACCGGGCAACTTGTCCAGCAGCGCCGGGCCATGCCAAGCCTTACTCAGATGCCACCACAACGGCCAGAACCGGAGCCGACCGTCGCTGTCGACGACAGAGATCAAATGACACAGGTGGTTTCGCCCCCGGGCCAGCCGCAACGTCGGATCCCGGCCCCACTTCGACGGCCACAACTGCGCGCCGACGTACTTCGCGAGCTCGGAGGTCCGAAATCGATGAGGGCCCCGCCGTCGACCCACGACGCGTCGGTCCATTCGTCCTTGTGACACTTGCGAAGCGAATTCACGTATCGCCGCGCGAGATCGGGGCCGCCGATCAACGCGTCGAGCAGCCGACACCCGCCCCAGTGCGAGTAGTACAGCTTCCAATCCCGGTTCTCGACCACGACGACGTTAGCTCGGTTTCCCCATATCCTTTCCCGATCGCCCAGACGCGGATGCGTCGCTGCTGCGAGTCTCGGATGGCGCCCCGACAAAATCACCTCACCCGACCCGAGCCTGGGGATAACTAGGGCGTTGTCCACAACCTCCGCCCCACCCCGCCCGAAGGTCGGCCGCGTGCCTTATGTTGGACCATCGCGTCGAGACAATCGAGGGACATCGAGGACACCGGGTGGACGACACCGCCGACAACGGGGGGCTTGCGGCCGCCGACCTGCTCGAACTCAATCGCGACCTGCAGTCCAGCCCGACGATCCGGCTGCTGGCCACCACCAACCTGAGCTCCTACGCCACGCTGATGGAGCGCCACCTGTCCGACGGGGTGAGCACCGAGACCGAGCTCGTCGTGCGGCTGGAACGCGACCTCGACGATCTCGGGCATCCCGACGGGCAGTCCGGGCTGGCGCTGATCAAGTCGTGGGCGAGCCAGGGCTGGCTGCATCGCATCGTCGATCCGCGCACCGACCAGAACGTCTGCTACCTGACCCAGGAGGCGCGCCGGGCGCTGGACTTCCTGCGTGGGATGCGCCGCCAGGACACCATCGCGACGGGCGGCTCGATCCAGGGCATCGCGTCGCGGCTCAAGCAGGTCGCGATCCGGGTCGGCAGCGACCCGGCCCGCGTCCGCAAGCACATCGAGGCCGAAATCGCCGCTCTGCAAGCCGAACTCGACGAACTCGACGCCGGCGAACGCCCGCAGCCCGACGTCACCGACGCCTACGACGAGGCCCGCGCGATCGCGCTGCAGATGGAACGGCTGATCACCGACATCGGCCAGTACGGCACGATGATCGAGCAGGCCACCGCCGCGCTCGACGAGCCGATCGACAGCAACGTGGCCTACCGCGACCGGCAGCGCCAGATGTACGCCGACTACCAGGCGGCATGGGATTCGCAGGGCCGCGACAGCCACCGCGCGTTCCTGCGGATGATCAACGACCCCGACCAGCGCGCCGAGTTCGAGGCCGACGTTGCCGCGGTCGCCGAGGCGCTGCCCGCGCTGGATCCGGCGCTGCGCAAGGTGATGGCCGGATTCTTCGAACTCGTGGGCCACCAGATCGACGAGGTCGAGCGGATCCAGCAGCGGTGCGCGCAGCGGGTCAAGCGGTTCACCGCGTTCGGCACGCTCGAGCAGAGCCGCGGGGTGGCCCGCCAGCTCAACGAGGCGATCGGCGCGGCCCGCGCCCTGCTGAAGTCATCGCTGACCGATTCGCGGCTCGACATCGACGTCCCGCTGGCCCGGCACGCGATCAGTTCCGTTGGGGCGCTGAGCTTCAAGATCGGCGACCTGTCCAACCCGAAGCCGGCCGTCGCCGCCGAGGGTGAGGTCGACCTGACCAGCTTCGCGGCGCTGACGACGCAGGTGGACGCGCCCGCGATGTCGGAGATGCTCAACGCCGCGGTCAGCTCGGGCCCGGTGTCGCTGCCCGAGGCCGTTGCAATGCTGGACAATGCATACCTCGGCCACGTCATCGTGCTGTGGTCATGGGCGTTGAAGCAGCCGAATGGGGTTGCGGCCGCGGGTAAGTCGACGACGGTGCGGTTCCGCTCCCTGGACGGCCCCGACCGCGAGATCGACGTGCCCGACCTGTTGTTCACCGAACCCATCACCACCCTGGCAGGAGTCACGCAGTGACCGCTGAGCCCGAGGTCGACTTCAGCTCGCTGCCGGAAGTCGACCAGAACGCCCGTCCCCCGCACCAGCGCCGCCCGCGCTTCGACGGCGACGTCTCCGAACTGCCCGACCGCGCGTGCTGGGCGCTGCAGCACCTGCTGACCCGGCGCTACATCAGCGCCGACGCCGACAGCGACATCTACTCGTGGGTGCTGGAGTACCGCGACCAGCTCAGCGTGCGGCTCTCCGAACTGGACCTGATCATGCGCATCGTCGACGGGACCGACGTCGCGTTCGTCGAGCAGGCCCGCTACGAATCCGCCAGGGGCATCAAGCTTCTGCGCCGCGAGCCGCTGGGCACCTACGACTCGATCCTGGCGCTGCACCTGGCGCAGATGATGCGGGCGTCGGGCGGGCAGGCGGTGCTGATCAGCCGCGAGGAGATGCACGGCCTGTTCTCCGGGGTGCTCAACGACACCGACCGCGACGCGGTGACCTTCGCCGCGCGCATCGACGGCGCGATCGCCCGGCTGGCCGGGCTGGAGATCCTGCGCCGCAGCCGCGACGACGAGGACAGCTACACGATCAGCCCGGTGATCACCGCGATCATGACCGCGTCGGTGATCACCGAACTCCAGCAGCAATTCGAGCAGCTGCTGAGCGGCGGCGCACCCGCAGAGGAAGAACCCGAAAATGACTGAACAGTTCCACCTGTCCCGGCTGCAGGTCATCAACTGGGGCGTGTTCGACGGGTACCACTCGATTCCGTTCAGCGCGGGCGGCGCGCTGATCGCCGGCGCGTCGGGCAGTGGGAAATCGTCTCTGCTGGACGCGATCTCGCTGGGCTTCCTGCCGTTCAACCGGCGCAACTTCAACGCCTCGGGCGACAACACCGCGGCGGGGTCGAGCGCGGGCCGGCGCACCGTCGACAAGTACGTGCGCGGCGCGTGGGGCCAGCGCAGCGACGGCGGCACCAGCCGGGTTATGTACCTGCGCGGCGAGGGCACCGCGTGGTCGGCGGTCGCGGTGACCTACACCGGGGACTCCGGGCGCACCGTCACGGGCCTGGTGCTCAAGTGGCTGACCGGAGAGTCGCGCAACGACTCGTCGAGCCGGTTCGTCATCGGCGACGGCGACCTCGACATCGAGGACGTCTGCAACCGCTGGGCGGCAGGGCGTTTCGATACCGGCGTGTTCAAGGACGGCGGCTGGCGGTTCACCACGAAGGTGGAGTCGCAGTACCTGGCGCAGCTGTACGCGACGATCGGCATCCGCGCCTCCGACGCCGCGCAGCAGCTGCTCGGCAAGGCGAAGTCGCTGAAAAGCGTTGGCGGGCTGGAGCAGTTCGTCCGCGACTTCATGCTCGACGAACCGGAGAGCCTGGCCCGGCTGCCGGAGGCGCTCAAGCAGATCGACCCACTGGTGGAGGCCCGCGAGCTGTTGGCCGTCGCGCAACGCAAGCGCAAGATCCTCGGCGACATCGACAAGATCCAGCAGCGCTACGCCTCGGAGTCGACGGATCTGGGCATCATCGACCTGGTCGACCTGCCGATGGTGCGCGCCTACACCGACCATGTGCGGCTCGCGCAGTGCCCGGGGCAGATCGCGCAGCTCGACACCACGATCGAGCAACTCGACAACGAGTACGAGGACGTCACCCGGTCACTGAATCTGGCCAAGGCCGAGGCGGATTCGCTCAACGCGCAGATCAGCGGGTCGAGTGCGAGCATCGGGCCGCTGCAGTCGCAGGTGACGGCGGCCGAGACCGAGGCCGAGCAGGTGTCGCGGCGGCGCGGCGCCTGCGAGGACATGCTGACCGCGCAGGGCCTCGACGTCCCGGAGACCGCCGAGGACTTCTGGAACTTGCGCGAGGAGCTGCTCGCCGAGGCCACCGAGCTGCTGGCCAAGGTGGAACGCAACCGCGAGGCCTCCACCGACGCCGAGTACGCGCAGAAGGCGGCGCGCATCACCCGCGACGACGCGGCCAAGGAGCTCAAGCGCGTCGAGCACGTCGGATCGGCGCTGCCGGAGTTCGCGCTGGTGATGCGCGAGCAGATCAGCGCCGCGGTCGGGGTGGACCCGAGCGAGCTGCCGTACATCGCCGAGCTTTTGGATCTGCGGCCCGACCAGACCCGGTGGCGCACCGCGGTGGAGAAGGTGCTGCGCGGCGCCGGGTTGCGGCTGCTGGTGCCGGATCAGCACTGGGATGCGGTGCTGCGGTTCGTCAACGAGACGAATATGCGGGGCCGGCTGCAGCTGCACCACGTGCGGGCCCGCTTCCTCGGCGCCGAGCCGGTCGATCCGGAGCCGAACACCCTGGCGGGCAAGCTGTTCGCGGTCGACCCGGCGCACCCGTGCGCGGCCGAGGCCGTCGACGTGGTGACGTCGGCGGGCGATCACGTGTGCGTCGACACCCCCGACGTGTTCGCGCGGTTCCGTCGCGCGGTCACCGACACCGGCCTGTACAAGGACAGCGACCGGTTGGCGGTCAAGGACGACCGTCGTCCGCTCAAGCAGTCCGACTACCTGTACCAGGGCGACGTGTCGGCGAAGATCAATGCGCTGACGATGGATCTGGCCGCCGCCGAGGAGGCCTACCAGAAGGCCCGCCGCGTCGCCGACGACATCGCCGCGCAGCGCCAGCAGTGGCGGGACCGGGCCGCGGCGTGCAAGGCGATCTGCGAGCAGTTCCCGCAGTGGAGCCAGATCGACATCGAGACCGCCGACGGGCACGCCGACCGGCTGCGCGAGCAGTACGAGCTGCTGATGGCCGACCATCCCGACATCGAGGCGCTCAATGCGCGCGCCGACGAATGCTGGTCGCAGATCCAGACATTGATGACCCGGCGCGGCGCGATCCAGACGCGTCGCGACGACCTCGACGCGCGTCGCACCGCGGTGCTAGAGCTCTCGGAGCGGCTGTCGCCGGCGTTCGTGTCCGAGCCGCTGACCGAGTTGTTGACGCGGTATGCCGCGCAGTTGCCGGTGTCGCTCGAGTTGCTCGACCCCGAGCCGCACCGGGATGCGTTGTTCACCGCGATCAAGAAGGAGCGCGAACAGTTGCGGGAGAGCCGCCGTCGCTCCTACGACGAGCTGGCGCGCATCCTCAACACGTTCGACACCGCGTTCCCCGACGCGATCCCGAACGACAGCGACAATTTCGACGAGCGGGTGCACGACTACGTCGCGCTGTGCCGGCACATCGACGAACGCGAGCTGCCCGAAGCCTACGAGCGGATGATGCGGCTGGTGACCGAGCAGGCGCCCGACGCGATCCTGACGCTGCACCGGGTCGCCGAGCAGGAGGCGCGGCGCATCGCCGAGCAGATCGACCGGGTCAACACCGGTCTGGGCGCGGTCGAGTTCAACCGCGGCACCCGGCTGACGCTGCGGGCCACGCCGCGGTCGCTGACCGCGGTGTCGGAGCTGACCGAGATCGTGCGGGCGATCTCGCGGCGCATCGCCGAGGTGGGGCTGGGCGACAAGCAGGCGATCCTCGACCAGTACGCCGACATCCTCCGGCTGCGCAACCGGCTGGCGTCGACGGCGCCGGAGGACAAGGCGTGGACGCGCGACGCGCTGGATGTGCGCAACCGGTTCACGTTCGACTGCGCGGAATGGGATGTGTCATCCGACGAGCTGATCCGCACGCACTCGAATGCCGGCGACAACTCCGGTGGTGAGCAGGAGAAGCTGATGGCGTTCTGCCTCGCGGGCGCGCTGAGCTTCAACCTGGCCAGCCCCGAAAGTTCGGACAACCGACCGGTTTTCGCCCAGCTCATGCTCGACGAGGCGTTCTCCAAGTCCGACCCGCAGTTCGCGCAGCAGGCCCTGCAGGCGTTCCGCAAGTTCGGGTTCCAGTTGGTGATCGTGGCGACCGTGCAGAACGCGACGACGATCCAGCCCTACATCGACAGCGTGGTGATGGTGTCGAAGACGGAGCCGACGGGCCGCAACGCGCGCCCGGTCGCGACCGTCGCCACGCGGACGATCTCGGAGTTCTCCGCGCTGCGCCGGGAGATGCGGGAGAAGGTGCCGGCCGGCGTCTAGCGTTCGCGCGCCGCTTTGCGCCGAGTTCTACGCCAGGGCTGCGATCCGCGACTGATCGCGACCCTCATGTAGAACTCGGCGACCGGTAACGTGCCAAGCGTGAGCGAGTTGATCCTCACCGACGAGTTCCGGGAGGCGCTGGCGCTGCTGGCCGGCGGTCGCCACCTGTTCCTGACCGGTAAGGCGGGCACCGGCAAGTCGACGCTGATCCGGCGGTTCATGGCCGAGACCGAGCGCAACGTGGTGGTGGTTGCGCCGACGGGCATCGCGGCGCTCAACGTCGACGGCTACACCATCCACCGGCTGTTCGGGTTCCGCACCACGACCACCCTGCACGACGTCACCGGCGGTGAGTACCGACCGGGCCGGTTCGCCAAGACGCTGGCGTCGCTGCAGACGCTGATCATCGACGAGGCGTCGATGATGCGCGCCGACGTGTTCGACATGGTGGCCACCGCACTCGAGCGGTTCGGCCCGCAGCCGGGTGAGCCGTTCGGCGGGGTGCAGATCGTGCTCGTCGGCGACCTCTACCAGTTGCCTCCGGTGGTCGCCGACGGCGAAGAGGGTTACTTCACGAGCGTCTACGACACGCCGTACTTCTTCTCCGCCCGCAAGTTCTCCCGCGACGACTTCCCGACGATCTCGCTGACGACGGTGTTCCGGCAACTCGGTGATGACCGGATGACCGCGATCCTCAACGAGATTCGCGAGGGTGTGCTGCTCGGCCACGCGCAGGAGCAGCTCAACGCCCGCGCCGACAAAGATTTCGTGCCGCCCGACGACGAGTTCTGGCTGACGCTGGCGCCGACGAACCGGCTGGTGACCGCGCGCAACCGCCAGCAGCTCGAGCGGCTCGACGGCGACGAGATGCTGCACCGCGCCCGCGAGTCCGGCGACCTGTCGCTGTTCGACAAGCCGATCGAGGATGAGCTGCGTTTCAAGGTCGGCGCGCAGGTGATGATGCTCAACAACGACCAGGGCGACCGCTGGGTGAACGGCTCGATCGGCCGCGTCATCGGCGTCGGCTACGACCGCTACGGCGTCGTGGTGGAGATCGAGTTCGCCGACGGGACGTGCTCGGAGGTCACGCCGTTCACGTGGGAGGCGACGCGGCCGGTCATCGACGGCGGCTCGCTGCGGCGTGAGGTCATCGGGACGTTCACGCAGTTGCCGTTCAAGCTGGCGTGGGCAATCACGATCCACAAGAGCCAGGGGCAGACGCTGGAGCGTGTCGTCGTCGACCTGACCGGCGGCATGTTCTCGACGGGCCAGCTGTACGTCGCGTTGAGCCGCTGCACATCGCTGGCGGGGCTGGTGCTCAAACGCCCTGTGCTGCCGAAGGATCTGAAGACCGACCGGCGGATCGCGCGGTTCCTGCGCAGGTCGGTCGGCGGTGCGACGGCCCGCCGGTACTGCGCGATCGGCATGCTGACCGTCGGCGACGAGGGCCGGATGTCGCGGCCGCGGCCGGTGGAGCTGGCGGTGGTGTTCGACGACGGCACCGCGGTGTCAACATTGATCAACCCGCAGCGTGATCTGGCCGATGCGCGAAATGCGTACGGCATCACCGTGTCCGATGTGCTGCTGGCGCCGACGCTGCGCGAGGCGTGGGCGGTGATCGCGCCGATGCTGGCGGGATGCACCCCGGTCGGCCCCGGGGTGGACGAGACGCTGGGGTTGATCGACTTTGAGCTCAAACGCCTGGGCCATGTGGCGGTCATGCCGCTCGGCGTCGAGATGCGGCGCGTGCAGGTGTTCGGGCGCACAGCGCTGGAGCGGGCGCAGTCGGTTCTGGGGGCGTTGGCGTCGGCGACGGTCGAGGAGGGGTCGTCGGCGTTCGAGGAACCCGAACCGGCGGAGTCGGTTTCGGGTCTGCTGGTGACCCGCGATCCGGCCGTGCCGACGCCGACGGCCGACCATCTGCCGGGGCTGTCGGCGTTGCTGCGGATCAGCCGCGACGTGGGAGCGGTGCTGCTGGGGGCGACGGTGCACCGCGACCTCGATTCGTCGTGGGATGCGGCGGCGCGGTCGGCGGTGGCCGATCAGCTGCGCGCGGCGGCGAGCCGGGCCCTGTTGCCGGACGAGGTGGTGGCGCGGCTGCACAAGGCGTCGGAGCTGCTCGGTGTCGACGTGATGGCTGATATCGCGACGGTGGTCCGCCATGACATCAACGAG
The window above is part of the Mycolicibacterium rutilum genome. Proteins encoded here:
- a CDS encoding AAA family ATPase, which gives rise to MSELILTDEFREALALLAGGRHLFLTGKAGTGKSTLIRRFMAETERNVVVVAPTGIAALNVDGYTIHRLFGFRTTTTLHDVTGGEYRPGRFAKTLASLQTLIIDEASMMRADVFDMVATALERFGPQPGEPFGGVQIVLVGDLYQLPPVVADGEEGYFTSVYDTPYFFSARKFSRDDFPTISLTTVFRQLGDDRMTAILNEIREGVLLGHAQEQLNARADKDFVPPDDEFWLTLAPTNRLVTARNRQQLERLDGDEMLHRARESGDLSLFDKPIEDELRFKVGAQVMMLNNDQGDRWVNGSIGRVIGVGYDRYGVVVEIEFADGTCSEVTPFTWEATRPVIDGGSLRREVIGTFTQLPFKLAWAITIHKSQGQTLERVVVDLTGGMFSTGQLYVALSRCTSLAGLVLKRPVLPKDLKTDRRIARFLRRSVGGATARRYCAIGMLTVGDEGRMSRPRPVELAVVFDDGTAVSTLINPQRDLADARNAYGITVSDVLLAPTLREAWAVIAPMLAGCTPVGPGVDETLGLIDFELKRLGHVAVMPLGVEMRRVQVFGRTALERAQSVLGALASATVEEGSSAFEEPEPAESVSGLLVTRDPAVPTPTADHLPGLSALLRISRDVGAVLLGATVHRDLDSSWDAAARSAVADQLRAAASRALLPDEVVARLHKASELLGVDVMADIATVVRHDINEALVPGARICFTGTALDPAGRVVERDEIERMAESAGLKPVRSVTKTRCEVLVTAEAGTQSGKARKAVEYGKAVFTADEFFAWLSERVGPRT